DNA from Granulicella arctica:
AATCCCACCGAAAAGACCTGGCCAACCTCCGCCGAGTCGGAGAGCATCGTCGCAATCACTGCCAACCCTCCGAGGATCAGGACAGCAGCAGCAATCTGCGCGAAGTTTTTCGATATCTTGCGGAAGATCGCACGCACAAATGGGTCGTCGTTCTCTTCAACCGCCCGACGCAGAATAAGGATCGGCCGCACCCCACAAATATCAAGCAACGGCGGCAACGTAAACAGCAACGTCGTCAAGACACCCACCGCAAGCCCCGTGAAGATCGTGCGCGCCTGAACATGGATCACGGTATCGATATTGATGAGCTTCGCGAGCAGTGCTGGAAATGCAAGCTGTACCCCGACACCAAGTCCCACACCCAACAAGCCGCCCAGCAACCCGAGGAGCAGTGTTTGCAATAGATAGATCTTTATGATCTGCGTCGAGCTGGCACCGAGCGACTTCATGATCGCAATCGTGTCCAGCCGTTGCTGCAAGTGCGCACGCATCGCCATCGCGACCCCGATCGCACCCAGCACCAGAGACACAAGAGACATCAGCGAAAGCAGGCTCGTCGCCCGGTCCAGCCCCTGCGTCAATGCCGGGTTCGTCTCGCGATAGTCCGTCACCTGCGCCTCCGGAAGCATCCGCTCGAGCCGCTCCTTCAGCTCCACAACGCGCTTCTCGGAGATCGGATCGCCGTTGCGCGGAGCCGGAACCTTGAACAGAAACCGCTGCCCCGCATGGCTGCCCGGAGCAAGCAGTCCCGCTGCATCCAGCCCCTTCCTCGTGATCAACACGCGAGGCCCCGAGGCAAAACTTCCCGAAAGCCTGTCCGGCTCATTCGTCACAACAGCGGCGATGCGGAACACCCGTCCGCCGATCTTGAGTTGATCGCCAATCTGCATATGCAGCCGTACCAACAGGTCATCCGCGACCACCACAGTGTCAGGCTTCAGCACATCCTTCAGGTTCACCACAGGTTGCAGATCGACTGTGCCATAGAACGGATACATCGCCGGATCGACCGCCTTCAGTGAGATCAGCAACGGGTCCATCGTCTTCGGCGAACTTGCCATCGACAGCATCTCCGTGACCGGTGTGACCAGCACGCCCTCCGCCTCGATCGCCTCCAATCCCTTCTTCTGCTCCGGCGTCGGCTGCTGAAACATTCGCGCTGACAGGTCTGCCGCCATGATGCTCCGCGCACGCGTCAGCAACGTTCCGCGAAATGACGCGCTAAACCCGCGAACTCCCGTCAGTGCCGCCACGCCAATCGCTACAGACAACACCACAAAGAAAAACTTGCCACGCGACGACCGCATCTCGCGGGCGGCGATCTTGGCAGCGGTCATCCAGGAAAGGTTGTTAGCCATCGCGTAGTCCTTACAACGTCGTTGGAGACAGATTCATCTCATCCGAAAGAATCAATCCATCGCGCAGCGTAATGCGACGGTCCGCGTAGCCAGCAAGCACCGGATCATGCGTCACCAGCACCAGCGTCGTTCCCTCGGTGCGATTCAGGTTCAGCAGCAGCTCCAGCACATGCGCCCCATTGGCCGTATCGAGATTGCCCGTAGGCTCATCCGCCAGCACAATCGGTGGCCGCAGAATGAATGCGCGCGCCAATGCCACCCGCTGCTGTTCACCACCGGAGAGTTGCACCGGATAATGCTCCATCCGATCCGCCAGCCCGACGCTCGTCAACAACTGCCGCGCCCTCGGAAGCCCTTCCGCAGCCTCCTTCCGCTTTGCGTTCAACTCATGCGGCAGCAACACATTCTCAAGCGCCGTCAGCGTAGGAATCAGTTGATACGACTGGAAGACAAAGCCAATCGTCCGTCCTCGCACCTGCGCCAGCTTGTCCTCCGGCAGATAGCTGATCGCCGTTCCATGCAGCGCAACGCTTCCCGCACTCGGCGTATCCAATCCTGCCAGCAATCCCAGCAGCGTTGACTTCCCTGATCCCGACGAACCCATGATCGCAACAAACTGCCCCGCCGGAATCTCGAAGTCGATGCCCCTCAGAATGTCGGTCGTGCGCGCCGCCGTACCTGTTCCGTTGCGAATAGATTTGCTGAGCCCTTGTACGGAGATCATTGCAGCTGCATCGGTCACCTGCGGGTATCTCCTTTTCGAGAGCGCGGCGTCTGCGCACCCTCGTTTGTTAGATTGGAAAAATGAAGAGGACCTGCTTCGCTTCCATTCTATTGGCTTTGATCATACTGGTCGGCTGCCATTCCGCGGATACTTCGAAGCAACCCACACCGACAGACACGGGCCAGCCAGCAGACGCGGTGACTCCAGCAACACCTGCACCCTCCGATACCCGCCCTGTGATTGTCTGCTTCGGCGACAGCCTCACCGCAGGCCTCGGCACCGATCCCGGCCAAAGCTACCCCGACTTTCTCCAGGCGGATCTCGACGCGAAGGGCTACCGCTACCGCGTGGACAACGAAGGCGTCAGTGGAGCTACTTCCAAAGATGGCGTAGCGCGACTTCCCGACATCCTCGCCATGAAGCCCGCCGTCGTCATCGTGGAGTTCGGAGGCAATGATGGCCTGCGCGGTCTCCCCATCGTCGACATGCGCGCCAACCTCGACACCATCCTCAACGGACTCAAGTCCTCAGGCACAAAGGTCATGCTCGCTGGCATCACGCTACCGCCGGACTACGGTCCCGACTATGTAAATCAGTTCACCGCCTCTTACCCCATACTCGCAAAGAAGTACCACGTACCCTTGCTCCCTTTTCTTCTGCAAGGCGTCTTCGGCGTCGATGGAATGATGCAGGCAGACCGCACCCACGCTACTGCAAGAGGCAACGAGATCGTCGCGCAGAATGTTTTGCCGGTAGTCCTTCCGCTTCTCAGAAAACAGCGTTAACCCATTACCACAATAGGCTGCATCAGCGTCCCTGCAACGCGCCGCGCAATCGCCATCAACTCCGTCGGCGAAGTGAAGACCTTCACCAGCGGAGCATGCGAAAACTCCGGCAGATTCACCTGCATCCCATTGCGGATGCGCCCCGCAGTCTGCTCGTCTACCGTCACCGACGGCATCTCAGGGAGCAACGTCCGCGGATGTGGCAGAAGCTGCTCCAGTTCGCCAAGATTGCCCGCCATTCCCTTCAGTGTGTCGATAGTGATCGCCTGCCCCAGCCCAAACGCCCCGGCATGCGTACGTCGCAACACCGACAGATGCGCTCCGCAGCCCGCCAACGCACCCATCTCATGCGCTACCGAACGCACATACCCCCCAGCACTCACCGTGATCGAGAAGCCACACTCTTCACCGCGAAGAGACAGCAGCTCGAACTCATGAATCGTAATCCGTGCCGGCTTCACAGGGACCTCAGCCCCGGCACGCGCCAGCTTGTGCGCCGCGACACCATTGATCTTCTTCGCCGAAAATACAGGCGGCATCTGATCGATCGGCCCATGAAACTTCTTTGCCAGTTCGCGAAGCTCCTCCAGCGTCCGCTCCAATGGCTTCGGATCACCCGCAGTCATCCCGTCAGCATCGAAGCTATCCGTTGCAAAACCAAACCGGATCGTGCCGGTGTACTGCTTCTCCGCGTGGCCAAAGAACTGAGCCAGCCGCGTGTACTTTCCAAGCAGCAGCGGCAGAACTCCCGTAGCCATAGGGTCCAGCGTTCCCAGATGACCAATCGATTTTTCGCCGGTAACGCGGCGTACTAGAGACACACAGTCATGCGAAGTAATGCCCGAAGGCTTGTCGAGAATAAGAAGGCCGTTCATCTCTATAAGACTACTAGGCCACGCTCGAAGGAAATCGTGCTAGATGCTGCTGCCGCCACGACGTACCAGCGCGAGAAACTCATTCCGCGTCTGTAGTTGCGTCTTAAAGACGCCAAGCATCGCGGAAGTGACTGTCGTCGACTGCTGTTTCTCCACGCCACGCATCATCATGCACAGGTGCGAAGCCTCCAGAATCACCGCGACCCCCTGCGGCTGGATCGCCTCTGTGATCGCATCGCCGATCTGCCGCGTCAGCCGCTCCTGCACCTGCAACCGTCGCGCGAAAACATCTACTAGCCGCGGAATCTTGCTCAACCCGATCACCTTGCCGTTCGGCACATATGCCACATGCGCCTTGCCGAAGAACGGCAGCAGATGATGCTCACACATCGAGTAGAACTCGACATCCTTCACAATCACCATCTCGTCGTAGTCCACATCGAAGAGAGCGCCGTGCAGCACCTCCGTCACATCCTGCGTATAGCCCTTGGTCAAAAACGCCATGGACTTTTCCATGCGCTCCGGCGTGCGCAGCAGACCGTCGCGTGTTGGGTCTTCGCCGATGCGCGTCAGCAGTTCGCGATAAAGATCCTGCGTGGAAAAATCCGCGGCGGTGACAGGTTCGAGTGTAGGTGTAATTGCCATGGTAGAGCCTTTCTTAGAGCCTGCTCCCGATATAGGTATCTCGATCGCCGTCATAGTCGAAGAAGTTATTGTTCGTCTCTTCAACATGAATATTTTCAAGATGAGCTGCGGGAAAATCCCGAAAGATCTGATAAATCACTCTTGCTAAATTCTCAGTGCTCGGCACAATCGCTTCAAAGATCGTCAATGTATTAAGGTTCGCGTGGTCGAATAGCGACAACAAGTTAATTTGCGCAAACGCATCCAACTCCGCCAGGTTGCAAACCATCCCCGTCGCCGGATCAACCTGCCCGCTCATCGTTACCTGCACCACATAGTTATGACCATGCCCGAACGGATTGTTGCACTTGCCAAAGATCGTGCGATTCTGCTCCGCCGTAAAGCTCTCGCTATGCAGCCGATGCGACGCACTGAACCGATATCTCCGCGACAGGTACGCCTTCATCGCTCACCATAGTAGTCCGCAAAGAGGTCCGCCATCTCGTATACGCGTACCCGATGCAGCCGTGCATGAGGAATCTTCCCGTCCAGACGTTGCCAGATCGCGATCGCCATGTTCTCCGTCGTTGGAATCGCCGTCTTAAACTCAGGCACCTCGAAGTTCAGATGGCGATGGTCGTACACGCTTACCACCTCGCGCTCCAGGATATCCTTCAACTCCTTGAGATCGACGACGAATCCCGTGGTCGGGTCTACCTCTCCCGCGACCGTCACCTCGAGTGTGTAGTTGTGCCCATGTCCGTTACGATTCGCGCACCGCCCAAACACACGCTCGTTCTCCTCAACAGACCACGCATCGTTCCAATAAAAATGCGCGGAAGAAAACTCGGCTTTGCGGGTCAACAGGATCATGGCTTCTAGTTTATTAGACGAAGTGGCCTACGAAGCGGATTCACTCACCGGCCGGTGCTGTAAGTACGTCCCTTCCAGCCCACTTTTTTGTGGATGCGATGGTGCAAAAAGCTGCGAATTAGTAGGAATACAAACAAGGGTACTCCCAGGATAGAGATCGCGATATCCAGCGCCGGAAAATTCGACCGTAATACCCGGTTATAAAAGCGAAAGCAGGTCCGCACCCACAACAGAAAGAACACCAGCCCCTGGTAGGGAATGTGCTGCGGCACGATAAACCCGAGCACCGGCAGCCCGAAGAACAGTAACAGGTCCAGAACCCGCCACACGGCCAGCGCAATCGGCGATGGAAACAGCAGCGCCAGGTTCTTCGTCCAACCCTCGATCATCGCGGCCGTCGTCCTATACATCTTCGTCGAGAGCGCCTCCGGAGCGTACCGAAAGCGAATTGGCCTCTGACCGCGTTTAATATTCCGCGCCAGCACCACATCCTCCAGCACATTCGAACCCACCGCCCGGTGCCCGCCAACTGAAAAGTACGCGTCTCGCTCCACCATCAAAAACTGCCCGTTCGCCGCCGCCAGCCTCAACTCCGGGTCATTCACCTGCTTTGGCGGATACACGCTCGCCAACTCCGAAAACACCAGCGGCATCACCGCTCGCTGCCAGAACCCTGTAACCACCTGCCGCGGCGAGTACGAGAGCAGCGACACATGATGCCGCTGCGCCTCCCGTAGCGCCCGCGAAAGATCCCCCAACTCATGCTCCGTATCCGCATCCGTAAACAGCAGCCACGCCCCACGCGCGCGCTGCGCCCCAGCCCAGCATGCGTTATTTTTCCCGGTAAATCCACCGAGCGGCCCCAGGTCGAGCGCCGGGGCATCCAGTGCCGTCACCCCGGGATAGTTCTTTGCCGACTTCTCCGCGATCTCCCGCGTCCCGTCCGACGAATCGTCGTTGACGACGATCACCTCCCACTGGACTCCCAGCGCGAACCCCGGCTCGCTCTGCACCAGCAGCGACGCCAGACATTCAGGCAGCAGACGCTCCTCGTTTCGGGCCGGAAGAATCACGCTCAGCTCAAAAGCGGGCACGTCTACATCAGAGTTTGCGTCGGGATATTCGGAACCGATAGTCACAGCTTCGTATTATAGGAAGCAGGAGCGTGCCGTGCGTCGAATCTGGTCGAGTATTGTCGTAGGAGTTTTACTGGTCGCAGGCTGTGAGCGCGGCTCGCACCCCGGAAACATCGGAAAACCTGCGCCCCAGTTCGTCATCGGCGACAGCTCCCGGACCGTCGATCTCAGCAAGCTGCGCGGACAGATCGTCGTGCTCAACCTTTGGGCCAGCTGGTGCGCGCCCTGCGTGGAAGAGCTGCCCAGCCTCCTCGCCATGCAACAAAAGCTGCCCAACATCAAGGTCGTCGCCATCAGCCTGGATCAGGACGACGATGTCTACCGCAGTTTCCTCGTCAAGCATCACGTCGATGTGCTCACCGTCCGCGATCCTGACGGCCGTATCAATGCCCTCTACGGCACCGTGCAGATCCCCGAAACCTACATCATCGACCGCGACGGCATCCTACGTCGCAAGCTCGTCTCCGCCCAGGACTGGACCAGCCCCGAGATCCTCAACTACCTCTCGAAGCTCTAAGCCGCCTTTGTTTTACGTCACACTCCAAGCAGGCTTGTAGACCGCACGAATGTCTCGACCATCCATCCCCGCACGATACGCCGCCTCCAGCCCCTCATCCGAGTCCTCGAAGACCACACACCGCTCCGGCGCCACCTTCATCCGCCGAGCCGCCTCCAGATAGATATCCGGCGCGGGCTTGCCCTGCGCTACATCCGACGCCACCACCACAAAGTCGAACAGCGGCAGCAGATGCGTCACCGCAAGCGTCGCCTCCACATTCGCGCGCTGGCCGTTTGAGCCTACCGCCATCGGCACCTTCCCCTTCCAGATCCTTGCAATCTCCGCCACCTCCGAGATCTCCTGCAATAGGGAAAGGCCATTCTGAAACGCAACCGCGTAGTAGCCGAGGATAGCCTGCCGATCAATCGGCGCACCCACCACCTCAGCCTCAAAATCATCGAAGAGCGCCCGTGGCGTCAGACCGGCACGCGGATAATAAAACGCGTCCGTCATCTCCAGCCCAAAGTGCTTCAGCCCCACCCGCAGCGCACTCAGATGCGCGGGTGCCGTATCGACCAGGGTGTTGTCACAATCGAAGATAAGCGCGTCAAAGCTGCCTTCATGAAGCGTCGTTGTCATCGCTCCATTCTAGTCGACTGGTTCCAGCGCGTGGCCCACCGCTGCTATCATCAAGCCATGACCCAGCTTGATGTTCTGTACCGCTATGGAGTGCCTCCAACGGAAGCGGCAACGCTCGCGATCGCCAACCTGCGCGAGGTCTACGGCGTCCGCAAGCTCGACTTCGACGAGGCGCAGAAGACCGTCCGCATCGAATACGACGCCACCCGCCTCACCGAGCCCGTCATCCACCAGCTTCTCCGCCGTGCCGGCCTCGATGTGGTCGAAGCGCTGCCCATGTTCACCCCACCCACACCACCACCACCAGTCGAGCCCGCCCCGGCAAGCTGACGCATCCATTGCCTTCGCACGCCTGATTGGTTACGCTGATTGCAGGACACGCGCCCGTAGCTCAGCTGGATAGAGCATTTGGCTTCGAACCAAAGGGTCGGAGGTTCGAATCCTTCCGGGCGCACCATAAATTGACTGTGCGGTTGATCAGGTTCACCGAGGACAAACAATGGGCAACCAGAAGACCATTTCTGACTACTTCATCCCTTTATTCGCGTCAATTTTTGCATTAACGCTCATTCTCTCGATGGTCAAAACTCATCACGACCTTCGAAGCCTGATTGATCGCGTGGTTTTGATTCTGTTTGTGGGAACGTTTTACCTGGCATCCCAACGAATTCTCAAGAAACTCGCCTCGCTTGCCAGTTCAGAAACGGAACCGAACGGCACATTTACCATCCTTCGCAACTCTGTGGCTCAGTTGTTCATGTTTGCTCTTATGATGGGGATGATTTCTTGGATGTTTTCGGAATTCGTTGCACATCACGGATAGTTCAGACTCGGCGAGATCACTGTCAAAACAGCCCTCGGCGGGGTTGATCTATCGATCAAACTCCTCTATAGTTAGAAGGTTGCCACAACGCAATGTGCGCCCGTAGCTCAGCTGGATAGAGCAACTGGCTACGAACCAGTAGGTCGGAGGTTCGACTCCTTCCGGGCGCACCATACTCCCCCAGAAAACTTACTTTGAATCCCCCGGCAGCAACTCCTGCGGCAGATCCGTCAGCGTGGCCTTCCCATTCACATAATCGATCCGCCAGATGCGGTCGAACTGCGTATCGGGCCATGGTGTGTACGGAGGCACTGCCCCCAGCGCAGTTGCCAGCTCCGGCAGCTTCCCATGGTGCCATGCCACCAGCACCACCTCCCCGGCATACCGTCCACTGAGCAGCTCATGCGCCAGCGCGGCATAGTCCTCATTCAGGATGTCACTGTGGATCGGCAGGTGCAGAGCCGCCGCCAGAGGCGTAATTGTCTCCACCGGACGGTTCGAGTGCTTGCTCGCGTGCGTCGCAAAGAGCACCTGGGGAGTGGCCAAGGCCGGAGCGGTACGCTCCCCGCTCGGCGGAGCAAATAAATTTGCCAGCACGGCAGCCCTTTTGAAGCCGGTAGCAGACAGGTCGCTCTCCCCATCCGTCAGCTTCTCTGCATGCCGAATCAAATAGATCGTCGCTGGAGGCTGAGGAGTCTGCGCCGCAACAAAACGTGCAGCCGCAACAAGAAACAGGGCAAAAAGACAGAGCGATAGAGCACGTCGCGAAACTGAAAGAACACGCATCCCTCTAGAATGATCCAAACTTCCTCCGAAAATGTGAATGAGCAGCAAATTCACCCCCGACCTTGATTGACGACCAGATTAGTCCTAAATAGACTTGAAGATGGCCGCCGTGGATGATACGAACTCCTCTGGACGGGTCGTTGGGAGAGCTTTCGGACCTCCGAAAGCCCCCTGGAGTGAGAACGTCTATGCTGCAGGCCTTTATCATCACGCTCCGCGAGGGTGTGGAAGCGTCGCTGATTGTCGGAATCGTCTTTGCCTATCTCAGCAAAATCGGTCGCCATGATCTGAAGCGCACCGTCTTCTGGGCGCTCGGTTCAGCCATCGCCGCCAGTGTTGCCGCCGCTGTCGTCGTCGCCCGCCTCAACTTCAACTCCGACATCTTCGAAGGCTGGGTGATGCTCGCCGCCGCCGCCTTCGTCATCAGCATGATCTGGTTCATGCACAAGACCGCCCGCTCCATGAAGGGCGAGATCGAACAAAAGATCGCCAAATTCACCGGAGGCCAGGGCGTCTCGCGGCTCGGCCTGTTCTTTTTTGTCTTTTTGCTTGTCCTGCGCGAAGGCGTTGAGACGGTCCTCATCCTCTCTGCCGTCTCGCTCAACTCCACCGAGCTGCTCAGCTTCACCGGAACCCTCCTCGGCATCGCCGTCGCCGTCGTCTTCGGCGTCCTCTTCATTCGCGGCAGCGTCAAGATCAACCTGCAGCGCTTCTTCCGCGTCACGACGGTCATCCTCTACTTCGTCACCTTCCAACTCATCGTCAGCGGCTTGCATGAGCTCTCCGAAAACGGCGTCCTGCCCTCCAGCACCGCAGAGATGCGCTACATCGGGCCCATCGTCCGCAACGACCTCTTCTTCTTCGTCACCATGCTCGCCCTTGCGGGCCTCATGATGCTGCTGGAGTACAAGCGTCGTGTCCCCGTAGCTCTCGCCGCCAATGCCTCTGCCGCCGACAAACGCCGCGCCGAGTGGTCCCAACGCCGCGAGAAGATGTGGATGACCGCCGTCGTCGGCACCAGCTTCCTCTTCATCTTCCTCTCCACCGCCGAGTTCATCTACGCCAAGAGCGCCACCGCCCTGTCGCCCACCGCAGCCGTTACGCTCGTCGGCAACATCGTCACCGTCCCCACCGCCGAGGTCAACGACGATCAGCTCCACCGCTACGGCGTGAAGCTAGACGACGGCAAAGGCGGCACCGCCGAGGTCCGCTTCCTCCTCTACAAGAAGCCCGATGGCAACATCGTCTCCGTCGCCGACGCCTGCCAGATCTGCGGCCCTGTCGGCTTCTACATCGGCTCGCAGGGCATCACCTGCAAGATGTGCGCCAGCCCGCTCAACGGAGCCTCCATGGGCCAGCCAGGTGGCTGCAATCCCATTCCGCTCAAGTCCACCAACGACCACGGTCAGATCACCATCGCCGCCGCCGACCTCCGCACCCTCACCACGGTCTTCGAGAAATAGATGTTCTTCCGCCTCCTCATGGAGAGCTTCCTCCGCCAGCGCCGCCGCAAGGCCCTCGCCGGCATCGCGATCTTGCTCGGGACCACCGCTGTCACGGCGATGCTCGCCCTCGCCACCACCATTGGCGATCGCATCCACAAGGAGCTCGCCGTCTACGGCGCCAACATCGTCATCTACCCCAAGGCCGACCAGCTCGATGTAAAGGTCGGCGGCGTCGATATCAAGCCCACCACCGGCGGCGCATACCTCAAAGAGTCTGACCTCGCCAAACTCAAGACCATCTTCTGGGCCAACAACATCACCGGGGTCTCGCCCGAGCTGCCCGTCAAGATGGCCGCCACGGACGGCACCAGCCTTTCGATTCTCGGCCTCTGGTTTGGTCATCCATTCGGCTCTGGCACAACCGGCGCCCCCACCCTGCACCCTTGGTGGAAGCTCAACGGTGCATGGCCCTCCTCACCCACCGAGGTCGTAGCTGGATCACGACTGGACAAGAGGATCGGCGACACCATCACCGCAGGTGGCAACACCTTCCACATCGTCGGTCTACTCTCCACCGGTGACGCTACCGAGAACGATCTTCTCGTCCCCTTACCAGTAGCGCAGCAACTCGCAAACCTACCGGACGCCATCGACCGCGTCGAAGTCTCAGCTCGTACCAAGCCTGAAGACGCCTTCGCTCGTGTCGATCCTGACACTCTCCCTCCCAAGCAGCGTGAGATCTGGTACTGCCGCCCCTATGCCAACTCCATCGCCTACCAGATTCGCGAGGCCATCCCCGGCGCGCAGGCCGAGCAGGTTCGCCGCGTCGAGCAGTCCGAGGGAACAGTCCTTGCCCGCATCTCCGGCCTCATGTGGCTCATCAGCGCGGCCGCGTTATTGGCAGCGGGCTTTGCGGTAAGCGCTGCCATGGCCACCGCCGTCCTTGAGCGGCGCGGCGAGATCGGCCTCATGCGCTCCCTTGGAGCCAGCAAGTCCGCCATCGCCCTGCTCTTCTATGCCGAGACCGGCCTGCTCTCCATCGTCGCCGGAACCCTCGGCTACCTCATCGGCTCCGGCCTGGCGGCATGGCTCGGAGCCCGCATCTTCAGCGGCGAAGCCATCGTCCTCAGCCAGATCCTGAATCCCGTTCTTCTGCCCGTCGTCGTCGCCACCGCGCTGCTCGTCGCTATCGCCGGCTGCACGCCATCCATCCGCACTGCGCTGGAGATGGACCCATCCGCCGTCCTGCGAGCTGACGCATGAGCATCACCTTCAGCCGTATCCTGCGCCGCTCTCTTCTGCATCGCCGCGCCCGCTCGCTGAGCGCCCTCGTTGCCCTCACTGTCTCTGCGGCCGTTGCCACCGCGCTCCTTACCCTCTACGCCGATCTCGACGCCAAGCTCCACAAGGAGTTCCGCAGCTTTGGCGCGAACATCGTCGCCACTGGAAGCTCGCTTCCAGCCGATGCTCTCTCCAGCATTCAGCAGGCTGCGGGGACGGACGCGATCGCTGCTCCCTTCGGCTACGCCGTTGCCACTACCGACCGTGGCACCTCGGTCGTCGTTGCAGGAACTGACCTTGCGACGGTCAAAAAGCTGGATGACTGGTGGCAGGTGACAGCTTGGCCTTCGGGAGAGAATGACGCTCTGATCGGCCAACGCGCCGCTGATTTTATTGCCGATGAGCACGACCTCAAGCTCACCTTCGCCGGCAAACCTATCGTTCTGCATGGCGTGGGCCACCTCAAGACCGGCGGCGATGAGGACAGCCGCATCTACATGCCACTCACCGCTTTCACTGCCTGGACAGGTGCTTCCACCAGCGTTATTGAGGTCCAGGTTCCTGGCGGCAGCGCAAAGGTAGAAGCTGCTATCTCTCGGATAAAGCAGGCTTTACCGGGGATCGATGTCCAGCCCGTCCGCCAGCTCGTCGAGGGGGAATCGCGCATCGTCGACCGCACCCACGCGCTGATGTATGCGGCGGTTCTGCTCATCGCGCTCACGGTCGGCGTCTCTGTTTTGGCTACGCTTTCGGCTAGTGTGTTGGAACGGCGGCGAGACTTTGCTTTGATGAAGGCTCTCGGCGGGACGCAGCTTCAATTGATGTTGCTATTTTTGCTGGAGGCGCTGGTGCTTGCGCTTGCCGGAGTGGCTGTCGGCTTCGCTGTCGGCTCGGGCGCGGCCTTTGGAATCAGTGAGTTGAACTTCCATACGGCCACGCTGCCGCGTTTGTCTGTCGTTCCTGTGGTGCTGCTGCTTAACGTGTTGATCGCTACAATGGCTGCGCTCTTCCCTGCCCGCGTATTGCGCGGCCTGCAACCCGCCGCGCTGCTCAAAGGGGAATGAGAAGATAGAAGACGATGGCAGAGATCAAGACAGATTGGCCCAGCCACAACACACGTGCCGAGTGCGCTGTGATTGATTTGCAAGGGGTTACGCGCGAGTATGCCGGGCACGGCGGGGTCGTGCGGGCGCTCGATGATGCGACGTTTTCGATCGTCGCAGGCGAGTGGGTGGCGATTACAGGGCCTTCTGGGTCGGGTAAGTCCACGCTGGTCAATATGTTAGGCTGCCTCGACCGGCCCACGAAGGGTCAGTTGCGCATCGACAATGTCGATGTGGCCTCCATGTCGGCTACCGAGCTGGATCGGTTTCGTGCGGACAAGATCGGCTTCATCTTCCAGCAGTTTCATCTGATTCCTTACCTATCGGCGATTGAAAATGTCATGCTGGCACAGTACTTCCACTCCATGACGGATGAGGGCGAGGCGAGGCAAGCTCTTGAAAAGGTGGGACTTGGAGGCAGGACCGGACATCTGCCGAGTGAGCTTTCGGGAGGCGAGCAGCAGCGTGTCTGCATCGCGCGGGCGCTTATCAATAACCCGCCGATCCTGCTGGCGGATGAGCCTACGGGCAATCTGGACGCGGCGAATCAGCGCATCGTTGCTGATCTTTTGCAGGATTTACATCGCAATGGTCATACCGTCGTGATGGTGACGCATGATCCGGAGATGGCTGCGCTGGCCCAGCGCAGGATCGCTTTGAACCACGGCAAGGTCTTCTGCCATCCCGTCACCG
Protein-coding regions in this window:
- the folE gene encoding GTP cyclohydrolase I FolE encodes the protein MAITPTLEPVTAADFSTQDLYRELLTRIGEDPTRDGLLRTPERMEKSMAFLTKGYTQDVTEVLHGALFDVDYDEMVIVKDVEFYSMCEHHLLPFFGKAHVAYVPNGKVIGLSKIPRLVDVFARRLQVQERLTRQIGDAITEAIQPQGVAVILEASHLCMMMRGVEKQQSTTVTSAMLGVFKTQLQTRNEFLALVRRGGSSI
- a CDS encoding ABC transporter permease → MANNLSWMTAAKIAAREMRSSRGKFFFVVLSVAIGVAALTGVRGFSASFRGTLLTRARSIMAADLSARMFQQPTPEQKKGLEAIEAEGVLVTPVTEMLSMASSPKTMDPLLISLKAVDPAMYPFYGTVDLQPVVNLKDVLKPDTVVVADDLLVRLHMQIGDQLKIGGRVFRIAAVVTNEPDRLSGSFASGPRVLITRKGLDAAGLLAPGSHAGQRFLFKVPAPRNGDPISEKRVVELKERLERMLPEAQVTDYRETNPALTQGLDRATSLLSLMSLVSLVLGAIGVAMAMRAHLQQRLDTIAIMKSLGASSTQIIKIYLLQTLLLGLLGGLLGVGLGVGVQLAFPALLAKLINIDTVIHVQARTIFTGLAVGVLTTLLFTLPPLLDICGVRPILILRRAVEENDDPFVRAIFRKISKNFAQIAAAVLILGGLAVIATMLSDSAEVGQVFSVGLVAVLAVLLGASAGVLAVLRWFLTRTRLYLPSALRHGLANLYRPGNPSAALLAALGMGVMQIMTVYLVQQAVVTELHFSSTPNLPNVFLIDIANDEINGIKALLHAQPQVRPDLEMLPVVSSRILTIDGVPAAQLKLKNFPKRMLQSINLTWSDALQPGTTTTSGRWWAVGEQGAVVAVAERQAGRLGVKVGSQITFAAQDKQFTATVVALTKADGQHAYARAEFVLPPAALKGMPVVWYGGIHVDPQHVDEVQRALYAAYPSVTVINVAQALETVRAVVIQITYVIQFLSAFSIFAGVIILASSIAGTHYRRIREVVVLKTLGATRARIAAIFSIEFAVLGLVAGFVGTVFANVIAAVLLHNLTIVYRIAWMTGIVALLGTASLTVGTGWISSHRILGQKPLEVLREE
- a CDS encoding 6-carboxytetrahydropterin synthase; translation: MKAYLSRRYRFSASHRLHSESFTAEQNRTIFGKCNNPFGHGHNYVVQVTMSGQVDPATGMVCNLAELDAFAQINLLSLFDHANLNTLTIFEAIVPSTENLARVIYQIFRDFPAAHLENIHVEETNNNFFDYDGDRDTYIGSRL
- a CDS encoding arylesterase, whose product is MTPATPAPSDTRPVIVCFGDSLTAGLGTDPGQSYPDFLQADLDAKGYRYRVDNEGVSGATSKDGVARLPDILAMKPAVVIVEFGGNDGLRGLPIVDMRANLDTILNGLKSSGTKVMLAGITLPPDYGPDYVNQFTASYPILAKKYHVPLLPFLLQGVFGVDGMMQADRTHATARGNEIVAQNVLPVVLPLLRKQR
- a CDS encoding 6-pyruvoyl trahydropterin synthase family protein produces the protein MILLTRKAEFSSAHFYWNDAWSVEENERVFGRCANRNGHGHNYTLEVTVAGEVDPTTGFVVDLKELKDILEREVVSVYDHRHLNFEVPEFKTAIPTTENMAIAIWQRLDGKIPHARLHRVRVYEMADLFADYYGER
- the truB gene encoding tRNA pseudouridine(55) synthase TruB; the encoded protein is MNGLLILDKPSGITSHDCVSLVRRVTGEKSIGHLGTLDPMATGVLPLLLGKYTRLAQFFGHAEKQYTGTIRFGFATDSFDADGMTAGDPKPLERTLEELRELAKKFHGPIDQMPPVFSAKKINGVAAHKLARAGAEVPVKPARITIHEFELLSLRGEECGFSITVSAGGYVRSVAHEMGALAGCGAHLSVLRRTHAGAFGLGQAITIDTLKGMAGNLGELEQLLPHPRTLLPEMPSVTVDEQTAGRIRNGMQVNLPEFSHAPLVKVFTSPTELMAIARRVAGTLMQPIVVMG
- a CDS encoding ABC transporter ATP-binding protein, which codes for MISVQGLSKSIRNGTGTAARTTDILRGIDFEIPAGQFVAIMGSSGSGKSTLLGLLAGLDTPSAGSVALHGTAISYLPEDKLAQVRGRTIGFVFQSYQLIPTLTALENVLLPHELNAKRKEAAEGLPRARQLLTSVGLADRMEHYPVQLSGGEQQRVALARAFILRPPIVLADEPTGNLDTANGAHVLELLLNLNRTEGTTLVLVTHDPVLAGYADRRITLRDGLILSDEMNLSPTTL